In the genome of Nocardia sp. NBC_00416, one region contains:
- a CDS encoding SDR family NAD(P)-dependent oxidoreductase: protein MNSSGPGGRVAVVAGGATGLGAATALRLGAQGYRVVVGDLRESEAAATVETITAAGGTAVAAGFDLADPESVGALFRSATDRFGGVDALFNVGADMRTLRYDTDIVDIDLEIWDRVMAVSVRGYLTTMKNAIPLMVARGGGAIVNMSSAAAFQGEPTRPAYATSKAGIGALTRHVATRWGREGIRCNAVAPGFTATETIRSAPQWPDLEKAALARMHSPRVGEPADVAALVAFLLSAEGAWINGQIINIDGGTILR from the coding sequence ATGAACTCATCGGGTCCGGGCGGCAGAGTGGCCGTGGTGGCGGGCGGCGCGACCGGATTGGGGGCGGCCACCGCGCTCCGGCTCGGCGCCCAGGGCTACCGGGTGGTGGTGGGAGATCTGCGCGAGTCGGAGGCCGCGGCGACAGTGGAGACCATCACGGCCGCCGGCGGTACGGCTGTCGCCGCCGGGTTCGACCTCGCCGACCCCGAATCCGTCGGCGCGCTGTTCCGGTCGGCGACCGACCGCTTCGGCGGAGTGGACGCGTTGTTCAATGTCGGCGCTGATATGCGCACCCTGCGGTACGACACCGATATCGTCGATATCGACCTCGAGATCTGGGATCGGGTGATGGCGGTGAGCGTGCGCGGCTACCTCACCACCATGAAGAACGCCATCCCGCTGATGGTGGCGCGGGGCGGCGGCGCCATCGTGAACATGTCGTCCGCGGCGGCGTTCCAGGGCGAACCCACGCGACCCGCCTACGCGACCAGCAAGGCCGGTATCGGCGCGCTGACCCGGCATGTGGCGACCCGATGGGGTAGGGAGGGAATCCGCTGCAATGCCGTGGCGCCCGGGTTCACCGCCACCGAGACGATCCGTTCCGCGCCCCAGTGGCCGGATCTGGAGAAGGCCGCGTTGGCGCGGATGCACAGTCCCCGAGTCGGCGAACCGGCGGATGTCGCTGCGCTGGTGGCCTTCCTCCTCTCCGCGGAGGGCGCCTGGATCAACGGGCAGATCATCAATATCGACGGCGGTACGATCCTGCGTTGA
- a CDS encoding 3'(2'),5'-bisphosphate nucleotidase CysQ, whose translation MDDHTLAATLAEEAGELLLEIRELGGSVGDRRSNSFLLERLARERPADAVLSEESPDDGARTRRSRVWIVDPLDGTREYGEPGRVDWAVHVALAVDGEAAVGAVALPAQGLVLHTGRPPVLPPPPPPGTVRVALSRSRPSFAVRRLVARLSATEVPMGSAGAKAMAVVRGIADIYAHSGGQYEWDSCAPVAVAAAAGLHVSRLDGSPLRYNRPDPYLPDLLICRPELAELALKALSE comes from the coding sequence ATGGACGACCACACACTCGCCGCGACATTGGCCGAAGAGGCCGGAGAACTGCTCCTGGAAATCCGGGAACTCGGCGGCAGCGTCGGTGACCGGCGGTCCAACAGTTTCCTGCTCGAACGACTCGCCCGGGAGCGCCCCGCGGACGCTGTGCTCTCGGAGGAGTCTCCCGACGACGGCGCCCGCACCCGGCGGTCCCGGGTGTGGATCGTCGATCCGCTCGACGGCACCCGCGAATACGGTGAGCCGGGCCGCGTGGATTGGGCGGTCCATGTAGCACTCGCGGTGGACGGCGAGGCAGCGGTGGGCGCGGTTGCCCTACCCGCACAAGGGCTGGTCCTGCACACCGGCAGACCGCCCGTCCTCCCGCCACCGCCACCGCCCGGCACCGTGCGGGTCGCGCTGTCGCGCAGCCGCCCCTCTTTCGCGGTCCGGCGGCTGGTGGCCCGACTGTCGGCGACCGAGGTGCCGATGGGGTCGGCCGGCGCCAAGGCGATGGCCGTCGTCCGGGGAATCGCCGATATCTACGCCCATTCGGGCGGCCAGTACGAATGGGACTCCTGCGCGCCGGTCGCGGTAGCGGCCGCGGCCGGGCTGCACGTCTCCCGTCTCGACGGGAGCCCGTTGCGCTACAACCGGCCCGACCCCTATCTCCCCGATCTCCTGATCTGCCGCCCGGAACTGGCCGAACTCGCGCTCAAAGCATTGTCCGAGTAG
- a CDS encoding mycofactocin-coupled SDR family oxidoreductase, whose product MSGRLSGKVAFVTGAARGQGRAHAVRLAAEGADIIAVDLCGPLPPAVPYDAATPADLDDTVRLVEGTGRKIIASVADTRDAAALRAAVDDGVAAFGRLDVIVANAGICIPEPWDTITPESFGAVLDINVTGTWNTVTAGAHRIIEGGRGGSIILISSASGVAMQPFMVHYTASKHAVTGMARALAAELGKHSIRVNSVAPGPVATPMGSGDMVGALTRAAETNELLGRMNTPLLPEGIAQPEDISDAVCWLASEESRFVTASSISVDLGAAQY is encoded by the coding sequence GTGAGTGGTCGACTATCCGGCAAAGTAGCTTTCGTCACCGGCGCAGCGCGCGGTCAGGGGCGGGCGCACGCGGTACGGCTGGCGGCGGAGGGCGCCGACATCATCGCGGTGGACCTGTGCGGCCCGCTTCCGCCCGCGGTCCCCTACGACGCAGCGACCCCGGCAGATCTCGATGACACCGTCCGACTGGTCGAGGGCACCGGACGCAAGATCATCGCCTCGGTGGCCGACACGCGGGACGCGGCCGCCCTGCGGGCCGCCGTCGACGACGGAGTGGCCGCCTTCGGGCGGCTCGACGTGATCGTCGCCAATGCCGGGATCTGCATCCCCGAACCGTGGGACACCATCACCCCGGAATCGTTCGGGGCGGTCCTCGACATCAATGTCACCGGCACCTGGAACACCGTCACCGCCGGGGCGCACCGCATCATCGAGGGCGGCCGGGGCGGTTCGATCATCCTGATCAGTTCCGCGTCGGGCGTCGCGATGCAGCCGTTCATGGTGCACTACACCGCCAGTAAGCACGCCGTGACCGGAATGGCCCGAGCGCTGGCGGCCGAACTCGGCAAGCACTCCATCCGGGTCAACAGTGTCGCGCCCGGCCCGGTCGCCACACCGATGGGTTCCGGGGACATGGTCGGCGCGCTCACTCGCGCGGCCGAAACCAACGAACTGCTGGGCCGGATGAACACACCGCTGCTGCCGGAAGGGATCGCGCAGCCGGAGGACATCTCCGACGCGGTGTGCTGGCTGGCGAGCGAAGAGTCCCGGTTCGTCACCGCGAGCAGTATCTCTGTAGATCTGGGTGCGGCCCAGTACTGA